ACTCAAAATCAGTGAATTATTGATAGGATCATAACCTTGCAAAGGTAATAAAAATGTCGTTCCGCCAGGAATTTTAATCTGTGATTATAAACACGCCGGTGTTGATAAAAACAAATAGTAACAGGCTATTTTGGATTATTTGTCGTTATTTTTGAAGTGTGGTCGGTTTCTGCGTAATTTTACAAAATGGTTTTTGGAACGGAAATTGATGATTACCCGGAGATTGAACCAGAAAAGACGTTATTTGTTTAGTATTAACAGGATTATACAATTCTCTGCGAAAGGAATCCTGTATAAATTTTGAACTATATACACCAAATATATAACATGGAAGCAAAATTTTCGCAAAGGGTAAAAGATGTGCTCACCTACAGCCGGGAGGAGGCTTTGAGGCTGGGCAATGATTATATCGGCCTTGAGCACCTATTGCTGGGAATACTACGTGATGGCGAAGGTATGGCTATCCAGATCATGCATTATTTTGGCATTGATTTAAAGGAACTTAGAAAGACCATAGAATTATCCATTGCCAGCACTGAACCGAAAATTAAAAAAACAGATAACCTGCCCCTGGTTAAGCAGGCTGAACGTGCTTTAAAAATCACCTATCTCGAAGCCAAATTGTTTAACAGTGAACTAATAGGCACGGAGCATTTGCTTCTTTCCATCCTGAAGGATGAAAACAATGTAGTGACTAAAGTATTAGGCCGGATGGGTGTTGATTATAATGCGGTTAAGGATGAATTGAAAGCCATGATCTCAAAGGGTGAGGGTGAAGAAAGGGTTGAACCGATGGATGAATTACCGGGCGATACTGCCGATGATGATGATGAGGCCGGCCGTGGTGGTTTTGGTGGTAACATTCGCAAATTGTCCGATACTAAGTCGAAAACACCTGTGCTGGATAATTTTGGAAGGGATATCACAAAGCTTGCCGAAGAAGGAAGGCTGGATCCTATTGTAGGAAGGGTGAAGGAACTAGAGCGCATAGCTCAGATACTCAGCCGGCGTAAGAAAAATAACCCAATCCTGATCGGGGAACCCGGTGTCGGGAAGTCGGCTATTGCAGAAGGTTTGGCACTGCAGATCGTAAATCGTAAGGTATCGCGTGCGCTTTTCAATAAAAGGATCGTTACTCTCGATCTTGCCAGTCTTGTTGCAGGTACCAAATACCGCGGGCAGTTTGAAGAACGCATGAAGGCCGTTTTAAATGAACTGGAAAAAAATCCCGATATTATTTTATTTATTGACGAGATCCACACTATTGTAGGGGCAGGTAATGCTTCCGGATCGCTTGATGCCTCCAATATGTTTAAACCGGCTCTTGCAAGAGGTGAATTACAGTGTATTGGCGCAACAACATTAGACGAATATCGACAATACATTGAAAAAGACGGAGCATTAGAGCGCAGATTCCAGAAAGTGCTGGTTGATCCCACCTCAGCAGAGGAGACTGTGGTGATACTGAACAACATCAAGGAAAAATATGAGGATCATCATCTGGTTAAATATACAGATGATGCGGTCAAAGCCTGTGTTCAACTGACCAACCGGTACATTTCCGACCGTTTCCTGCCCGATAAAGCCATTGACGCGATGGATGAAGCCGGAGCACGTGTACACATCACCAATATACACGTACCTTCGGAAATCATAGAAATAGAAAACCGGATAGAGGAAACCCGGAAGAGCAAGACCCGCGCAATTAACAGTCAGAAGTTTGAAGAAGCTGCCGAATATCGTGATCTGGAACGCAAGCTTCAGACCGATCTTGAAAATGCAAAACAGCGTTGGGAAGAAGATTCAAAGATTCACAGGGAAACTGTCACCGAAGAAAATGTTGCAGAAGTAGTGGCCATGATGACAGGGATACCCGTGCAACGTATTGCCAAGAATGAGGGTGAAAAACTGGTTAATATGGAGGCTGACCTGGAGCATTCCGTTGTCGGGCAGCTTGAAGCCATTAAGAAAGTAGTTAGAGCCATACGCCGTAACCGTGCCGGTCTCAAGGACCCGAAAAAACCCATAGGATCTTTTATTTTTCTTGGCCCTACCGGGGTTGGAAAGACCCATCTTGCCAAAATCCTGGCCAGATATCTTTTCGATACGGAAGAAGCACTGGTTAGGATAGATATGAGCGAATACATGGAAAAATTTGCTGTTTCCCGTCTTGTAGGAGCTCCTCCAGGATATGTCGGTTATGAGGAAGGTGGGCAGCTTACCGAGAAGGTGCGCCGCAAACCTTATTCTATTGTTCTTTTGGATGAGATAGAAAAGGCACACCCCGATGTTTTTCATTTGCTTTTGCAGGTACTTGATGATGGTGTACTTACCGACAGCCTGGGCAGAAGGGTTGATTTTAAGAATACCATTATTATAATGACATCCAATATTGGTTCCCGACAGCTTAAGGATTTCGGACAAGGAGTTGGATTTTCAACGGCAGCTAAGCAAAGCGCCAAGACAGATTTTGCCAAAGGGGTAATTGAAAATGCCCTGAAGAAAGCCTTTGCTCCCGAATTCCTGAACAGGATCGATGATGTTGTGATCTTTGAACCGTTGGAGAAGGAACATATCTATTCCATCATAGATATCGAGTTGAAAGAACTCTATCAGAGAATCAAAGACCTGGGTTATCAACTCAATATGTCGAAAGCCGCACGTGATTTTATCGTGGATAAGGGCTGGGATGCCCAGTTCGGAGCAAGACCTCTTAAACGAGCTATCCAGAAATACGTTGAGGACGTCCTTGCTGAAGAACTGATCCGGTCCAACATTGTGCCGGGAGATGTGATAGACCTTGATTACAATAGTGAAAAAGAAGATATTACTGTTGCTATACACAAATCACCTGCGAAAAAAAACGCCGGTGAATAGATATCTGATTTTCCATATTTTTCCTATAGCCTGCTGAGTAGGTCATCATCTATTCCCGGCCGGTTAACAGCTTGCGTTGCTTTAAGATTTTGGAAATAACCGGAAACAGACGATGAGATCGTGCTGTTTTTCATGTCCATATATGCAAGCTGCACAGAAAAGCCCGTATCTGAAAACATAATCATTCTTTCTTCAGGGTCACGGATCAGAAAAGGAACAGAAGATGGTTTTGTTTTTAGCTTGTACTTCTGAACCAACAAATCAATGAGTTTATCCTTTGAAGTTGCATTTAGTTCTTTGAAAACGTATTCTCCCATAAAGAATAAGTTGTCAAGCAGATAATACAAAGCTTTCATATCCAGGCTGAATATGTTCTCACGAAATCCGACTACTCTTAGCTCTTTTTTCATAGCGGGGTGCATCATTGCGTTGAAACACATCAGCTCTCCTTTTGAAGCAAAAATATCATTCATGGAACAATTAAACGGCTGTTCTCCGAAGCTGATATGTTCAGTAGTCTCAAAGGTTTCCGATTTGCCTTTTGCTTCCAGGAAAAGGATAATCCTGTAATCGAGTTCGTCTTTAATACAATAGGCAAAGGGACTCTTTACAAATAATTTTTTGTGCAGGGCAATGTACCGGTAAGAGTATTTGCCATAAGCCATTTTAAAGTAAACCAGCCGGAAAAGCTTAAAGTACCGTATAATCAGAATAATGAGGATTAGCGCAATTCCCCCGGGGATAATGTATTTGAGCATAATGGAAGATTTTTACAAAAGTAAGATAATTGCAAAAACATTATATCATCATATTGTTAACATTATTCCGGGATAATACTAACATATTTCAAAAAATCGTTGCATTCCGGGCTGGTTGGAATATTTATCTATATTTGCACCTTTAAAATTCATAACCATGGAAAAAGAACTTATGACAGGGGGGGCTTTTCTCTTAAGGGATACACGGTTTGAGGATGTTTTCATTCCGGAGGAATTCAATGAAGAGCAGAGAATGATAGCCCAGACCTGCCAGGATTTCCTGGAAACAGAAATCTTCCCTAATCTTGATCGCATCGACGCCCAGGAAGAAGGTTTGATGCGTTCATTGCTTGGTAAGGCCGGTGAATTGGGATTGCTGGGAATATCTTTACCGGAAAAGTACCTAGGGTTTGGACAGAGTTTTACGACTGCCATGCTTGCCAATGAAAAGTTCGGTGCCGGTTATTCATTTTCGGTAGCCTATTCGGCTCACATTGGCATAGGTACTTGTCCGACTTCCTATTATGGCAGTGAAGAGCAAAAGGAAAAATACCTGCCCAAGCTTGCTACTGGTGAATGGACAGCTGCTTATTGCCTTACGGAGCCCAATGCCGGCTCGGATGCCAATGCTGGAAAAACCAAGGCTGTTTTGTCTGAAGATGGTAAGCATTACATACTGAACGGACAGAAAATGTGGATCACCAATGGTGGGTTTGCTGACGTTCTGACGGTCTTTGCCAAGATCGACAACGACAGGGTTTTGAGCGCATTCATTGTTGATGGGCATTCGGAAGGGATTACCCTGAATCCTGAAGAAAAAAAGATGGGGATCAAAGGATCGTCGACGCGACAGATTTTTTTCAACGATGTAAAAGTGCCTGTTGAAAACCTCATTGGTTGTCGCGGAGGAGGTTTCCGTATTGCGCTTGATATTCTGCATATGGGAAGGATCAAGTTAGGTGGCATTGTAATTGGAGCTGAAAAGATCAGCATAACGCAATCGGTAAACTATGCCAATGAAAGAAAACAGTTTGGTTCCTTCTTATCGGAATTTGCTGCCATAAAATCCAAAATTGCCGAGCAGGTTATTCGCACTTTTACAAACGAGTCTGCTGTATACAGGATTTGTCAGCATATTGATGAGTTGAAGGATTCCTATATCGAGAAAGGGATGGATCACGGCAAGGCAGAGATCAAGGCTATCTCCCAATATGCTATTGAAGCTGCTATGATGAAGGTTTATGGCTCGGAAGTGCTCGATTTTGTTGTTGACGAAGCTGTTCAGATACACGGAGGCATGGGCTTCTCATCCGAATCAAAGGTTGAAAGAGGTTACAGAGACTCCAGAATCAACAGGATATTTGAAGGTACAAACGAGATCAATCGTCTCCTCACCATCGATTCTACCCTGAAAAAGGCGATGAAAAAGGAGATTGAGATTTTTGAAATGGCTGATGTCATCCTGGATGAAATCCACAATATTGATGAACATCCACCCATTCCTGAGGATTATTATGAAGCCAAGCATTTTTATATCAGAGGTTTTAAAAAAGCCATTTTGATGATTATTGGGCAGGCATACCGTAACCTGAAGAACCAGTTGGTTCAGGAACAGGAGATCATGATGAACCTTGCCGATATGATGATGCAGTTATACGCTGCTGAATCCACAGCCCTGAGGGTGGAAAAACTGGAAAAAATCCATAATAGCCCTAACACACCTATTTATCGTGATATCCTGGATGTTTTCATTTATGATGCAGGATGCAGGATACGCAAGAGCGGTATGGATGCAATTGCTTCGTTTGTGGACGGTGATCAGTTTGAGAAGATGTATACCGGGCTGCATACTTATACAAGGGTAATTCCCGTCAATGTGAAGGAATCGAGGAGAAGAATTGCGGAAAAGATCATTGAGGATAACAGATACAGTCTGTAGGCAAATAGAGATAAAAAGCCCGGTATCAAAATGATACCGGGCTTTTTTTTATTTCAGGATGGCCTTGGATATCACCACTCTTTGAATCTGGTTTGTTCCTTCATAGATTTGCGACAATTTTGCATCGCGCATCATTTTTTCCACTTGAAATTCTTTAGTATAACCGTCGCCTCCCATTGCCTGAACGGCGTCGGTAGTAACCCTCATGGCCATATCGGTGGCATAAAGTTTCGACATAGCGGATAGTTGTGAGAAGTTTTTCTGGTTGGTGTCATATGCCCAGGCTGCTCTCCAGACCAGGTTACGGGCTGTTTCTATTTCCAGGGCCATATCGGCCAGCAGGAAAGCCATTGCCTGGTTGGCTGTGATGGGTTTGCCGAACTGAATGCGGTTTTTTGTCCATTCCCTGGCAATATCAAAAGCTGCCTGTGCATTTCCAACCGCGGCGGATGCTACTCCGGTGCGGGTTCGGTCAAAGGTCTTCATCGCGATTAGGAAGCCCATTCCCTCGCTGCCAAGCCGGTTTGCTTCCGGTACTTCAACATCATGGAACTTAATTTCATTCTGGACAGAAGCACGTTGCCCCATTTTCTGCAGTCGTGGCAGTATCTCCACCCCAGGACTATCGGCTTTGATGATAAAAGCAGTAAGGCTGCGGGCTCCCCTGTCGGGATCAGTGATAGCAAAAACGGTGATGTATTCAGCCACTTCTGCATTGGTGATAAAGCGTTTGTGCCCGTTCAGTATGTATTTATCGTGATTTTTAATAGCATTTGACTTGATACCGGCAACGTCGGATCCTGCATTGGGTTCCGTTAGCGCATACGCTGCCACGGCCTTTTTTTCATACATTTCGCCGTAGATCCATTTTTTCTGTTCTTCTGTTGCTGCCAGGAAGGTAGGAGTAAGAGCAAGTGTGCTGGCATCAATGCAGATACTTATTCCTGTACAGCCATAACCAAGTTCTTCAGAGGCCAGTGCACTGTCGAAAATATTAAACCCATTGCCACCGTACTCTTTCGGGATGGAACCATTGATGATCTTCTCGTCATAAGCGGCTTTAACAATTTCCCATGGAAACTCAGCCAAATCATCGTATTTCTGGCGGTTTGGGATTATCCACCGTTTGGCGAAATCGCGGTATTTTTCAATAATATCGCGCTGGTAATTCTCAAGTTCAAAGCTAACCATATACTTGTTTTTTAGTTAATACCATATCTAAACAAATATATGAAATTATTTGCTTCCGTTACAAAAAAGTATAACTGTGCTGATCAGTCGCAGTTGCAGTCCATGGCCTTATTATACATCTGCATGGCTTTCAGGCTCATACCCATGCTGGAGAAGCCACCGTCGTGATAAAGGTTTTGCATAGTGACTTTCCGGGTAAGGTCGGAGAAAAGGGTCACGCAATAATCTGCACATTCGGCTGCAGAAGCATTACCAAGGGGCGACATCCGGTCTGTGAAGTCAATCAATCCTTCCATGCCTTTAACACCGCTTCCTGCAGTAGTTGGAGTGGGTGATTGAGAAATCGTATTTATGCGGATTTTTTTATCTCTGCCGTAGATGTATCCAAAACTTCTGGCAATAGATTCAAGGAGGGCCTTGGCATCGGCCATGTCGTTATAACCTGCCAGTGTTCGCTGGGCGGCAATATACGACAGGGCGACCACCGAACCCCATTCATTGATGGCATCGAGTTTGCTTGCGGTTTGCAGCATCCGGTGGAAGGAGATAGCAGAAATATCAAGTGTTTTGCCGAAATAATTATAGTCAAGGTCGTTGTAAGGAAGTTTTTTCCTAACATTCAACGACATCCCGATTGAATGAAGTACAAAGTCTATTTTACTACCGAAGTGTTCCATGGACTTTGAAAATACTACTTCCAGCTCATCAAGACGGGTTGCGTCGGCAGGGAAAATGGGAGCGCTGCATTTGGCAGCAAGCTCATCCAGTTGTCCGAAACGTAATGCAACCGGAGTATTGCTAAGTGTAAAGGAGGCTCCTTCCTCGTGGCATCTTTCCGCTATGTGCCATGCAAGCGATTTCTCGTCCAGCGCTCCGAAAATAATGCCTTTTTTACCTTTTAAAAGATTATATGCCATTTTTCACAATTTTTCAGGTTATGTTCAAAAGTTGTCTGGCCGTTTCCGTGGCCGATTCGGTAACTTTTTCACCGGATAGCATACGGGCAATCTCCTCTACCCTGTTGTCGGTATCCAGCGGGATGATATGTGTAAATGTTGATTCTGCCCCGGTCTCCTTAAAGACTTTGAAATGACGGTGGCCTTTGCCGGCTATCTGTGGTAGGTGGGTAATCACGATCACCTGCATGTTTTCAGACATTGTGCGCAGGATGCTTCCCATTTTGTCTGCTATCGGACCCGATACCCCTGAGTCGATCTCATCAAAGATGATGGTAGGCAGGAGGTTTTTAATTGATATTAACGATTTGACCGATAGCATCAGACGTGATAGCTCTCCCCCCGAAGCGATTTTGTGTATCTCAGCGAGGGTTCCCCCTTTGTTGGCATTAAAAAGGAATCGAACAAGGTCCCTCCCATCGGGTCCGAATTCAGGTAGTTCCTGGTGGCCAATCTCAAAACGGGAATGGGGCATCCCGAGTTTTTGTGTGGAAGAAAGAACTGCTTTTTCGATGGATAAAAAACTTTTCTTCCTTTTTCCGGTAAGTGAAGCCGATTGGTCCTGCAGTGATTTTCTTTTCTGCTCCAGTTCTTTGGTGATCTGTATTATTTGTTCTCCCAGGAAAGTGATGTTATTGATTTTATCTTCAAATTCACTGCGCAAGCGGATCAGATCAGCATCCGATTTCACATGATGTTTATATTGTAAATGGTAGATCAGGTCGAGTCGCAGGTTTATTTCCTCAATTCTTCCTGGGTCAAGGTTGATTTTCTCTTCCATGTTACCTATTTCCCTGGCGATATCGGAAAGGTCTATAAGTGCAGCTTGCAGCCTGTCGTGGATTTCTTCCAGTTCGGGGCTGTAACCGCGTATTTTGGATATTTTGTAGATCAATTCGGAAACTGAGCCGGAAATATTCTGATCTCCATCGCGGAGGAGGTTTCCGGCTTCGAGAAGGGTACCTTTAATTTCACCGGCGTGTTCCAGCACTTTTTGTTCCGCTTCCAGTTCCTCCAGTTCTCCTTCTTTAAGGTTAGCTTTGGTAAGCTCATCCAGTTGAAAACTATAATAATCGAGGTCGGCTCTTGATTTTTCCTCCTGTTCCTGGAGAGATTTCAATTGGGTTTTCAGCCGGTTGTATTCGGTGTATGTCTCCTTGTAGCGGGCAATTTCCGGAGCAGTACCCGCATAATTATCCACGACGGCAAGCTGGAAATCGGAGTTATTCAGGGTTATGGTTTCGTGCTGGGAATGGATGTTCACGAGTTTATCGCCAAGGGACTTTAATTGAGACAGGCTTACAGGAGTATCGTTGATAAAGGC
This genomic window from Bacteroidota bacterium contains:
- a CDS encoding ATP-dependent Clp protease ATP-binding subunit, which produces MEAKFSQRVKDVLTYSREEALRLGNDYIGLEHLLLGILRDGEGMAIQIMHYFGIDLKELRKTIELSIASTEPKIKKTDNLPLVKQAERALKITYLEAKLFNSELIGTEHLLLSILKDENNVVTKVLGRMGVDYNAVKDELKAMISKGEGEERVEPMDELPGDTADDDDEAGRGGFGGNIRKLSDTKSKTPVLDNFGRDITKLAEEGRLDPIVGRVKELERIAQILSRRKKNNPILIGEPGVGKSAIAEGLALQIVNRKVSRALFNKRIVTLDLASLVAGTKYRGQFEERMKAVLNELEKNPDIILFIDEIHTIVGAGNASGSLDASNMFKPALARGELQCIGATTLDEYRQYIEKDGALERRFQKVLVDPTSAEETVVILNNIKEKYEDHHLVKYTDDAVKACVQLTNRYISDRFLPDKAIDAMDEAGARVHITNIHVPSEIIEIENRIEETRKSKTRAINSQKFEEAAEYRDLERKLQTDLENAKQRWEEDSKIHRETVTEENVAEVVAMMTGIPVQRIAKNEGEKLVNMEADLEHSVVGQLEAIKKVVRAIRRNRAGLKDPKKPIGSFIFLGPTGVGKTHLAKILARYLFDTEEALVRIDMSEYMEKFAVSRLVGAPPGYVGYEEGGQLTEKVRRKPYSIVLLDEIEKAHPDVFHLLLQVLDDGVLTDSLGRRVDFKNTIIIMTSNIGSRQLKDFGQGVGFSTAAKQSAKTDFAKGVIENALKKAFAPEFLNRIDDVVIFEPLEKEHIYSIIDIELKELYQRIKDLGYQLNMSKAARDFIVDKGWDAQFGARPLKRAIQKYVEDVLAEELIRSNIVPGDVIDLDYNSEKEDITVAIHKSPAKKNAGE
- a CDS encoding acyl-CoA dehydrogenase family protein yields the protein MEKELMTGGAFLLRDTRFEDVFIPEEFNEEQRMIAQTCQDFLETEIFPNLDRIDAQEEGLMRSLLGKAGELGLLGISLPEKYLGFGQSFTTAMLANEKFGAGYSFSVAYSAHIGIGTCPTSYYGSEEQKEKYLPKLATGEWTAAYCLTEPNAGSDANAGKTKAVLSEDGKHYILNGQKMWITNGGFADVLTVFAKIDNDRVLSAFIVDGHSEGITLNPEEKKMGIKGSSTRQIFFNDVKVPVENLIGCRGGGFRIALDILHMGRIKLGGIVIGAEKISITQSVNYANERKQFGSFLSEFAAIKSKIAEQVIRTFTNESAVYRICQHIDELKDSYIEKGMDHGKAEIKAISQYAIEAAMMKVYGSEVLDFVVDEAVQIHGGMGFSSESKVERGYRDSRINRIFEGTNEINRLLTIDSTLKKAMKKEIEIFEMADVILDEIHNIDEHPPIPEDYYEAKHFYIRGFKKAILMIIGQAYRNLKNQLVQEQEIMMNLADMMMQLYAAESTALRVEKLEKIHNSPNTPIYRDILDVFIYDAGCRIRKSGMDAIASFVDGDQFEKMYTGLHTYTRVIPVNVKESRRRIAEKIIEDNRYSL
- a CDS encoding acyl-CoA dehydrogenase family protein, whose protein sequence is MVSFELENYQRDIIEKYRDFAKRWIIPNRQKYDDLAEFPWEIVKAAYDEKIINGSIPKEYGGNGFNIFDSALASEELGYGCTGISICIDASTLALTPTFLAATEEQKKWIYGEMYEKKAVAAYALTEPNAGSDVAGIKSNAIKNHDKYILNGHKRFITNAEVAEYITVFAITDPDRGARSLTAFIIKADSPGVEILPRLQKMGQRASVQNEIKFHDVEVPEANRLGSEGMGFLIAMKTFDRTRTGVASAAVGNAQAAFDIAREWTKNRIQFGKPITANQAMAFLLADMALEIETARNLVWRAAWAYDTNQKNFSQLSAMSKLYATDMAMRVTTDAVQAMGGDGYTKEFQVEKMMRDAKLSQIYEGTNQIQRVVISKAILK
- a CDS encoding SDR family oxidoreductase, giving the protein MAYNLLKGKKGIIFGALDEKSLAWHIAERCHEEGASFTLSNTPVALRFGQLDELAAKCSAPIFPADATRLDELEVVFSKSMEHFGSKIDFVLHSIGMSLNVRKKLPYNDLDYNYFGKTLDISAISFHRMLQTASKLDAINEWGSVVALSYIAAQRTLAGYNDMADAKALLESIARSFGYIYGRDKKIRINTISQSPTPTTAGSGVKGMEGLIDFTDRMSPLGNASAAECADYCVTLFSDLTRKVTMQNLYHDGGFSSMGMSLKAMQMYNKAMDCNCD
- the recN gene encoding DNA repair protein RecN produces the protein MLKQITIENYALIRSLSLEFGEGLTVITGETGAGKSVLLGALSLILGSRADTQVLQDKSEKCIVEGSFRIEGYALEPFFLENELDYDPLSILRREILPGGRSRAFINDTPVSLSQLKSLGDKLVNIHSQHETITLNNSDFQLAVVDNYAGTAPEIARYKETYTEYNRLKTQLKSLQEQEEKSRADLDYYSFQLDELTKANLKEGELEELEAEQKVLEHAGEIKGTLLEAGNLLRDGDQNISGSVSELIYKISKIRGYSPELEEIHDRLQAALIDLSDIAREIGNMEEKINLDPGRIEEINLRLDLIYHLQYKHHVKSDADLIRLRSEFEDKINNITFLGEQIIQITKELEQKRKSLQDQSASLTGKRKKSFLSIEKAVLSSTQKLGMPHSRFEIGHQELPEFGPDGRDLVRFLFNANKGGTLAEIHKIASGGELSRLMLSVKSLISIKNLLPTIIFDEIDSGVSGPIADKMGSILRTMSENMQVIVITHLPQIAGKGHRHFKVFKETGAESTFTHIIPLDTDNRVEEIARMLSGEKVTESATETARQLLNIT